The genomic region TTCTCTCTGGACAGTGTAATCACCGCTGTGGGCATGGTGGACAACATCTACGTGATGATTTCTTCGGTGGTGGTCACCGTGATCATCATGCTGTTCGCAGCAGGTCCCATCAGCGCCTTTGTGAACCGACACCCCACAGTGAAAATGCTGGCCCTGTCTTTCTTGCTGCTGATTGGAATGACCTTGGTGGCAGAAGGTCTGAACTTCCATGTGCCCAAAGGCTACATTTACTTCGCCATGGGCTTTGCTGTGCTGGTCGAGATGCTCAACATCCGCACCCGCAAAGGGAAAAAAGTGGAATTCAACCAGCCCAAAACCTGAGTTTTCTGCTCACTCAAGAAAAACCCTGACCGTTCAAAGTCAGGGTTTTTCTTTGTGGTGTTTCTGTTGCAGAGCCGACCAGCGCTCCCTGACCCGAGACTCCCAGCCCTCCCCTGTGGGCGCATAAAAGGAAGCATCCAGCAGTTCATCTGGCAAATACCTTTGCGCAAAAGACCCCTCTGGATCATCAAAATAATAAGCATAGCTTTTGCCATATCCCTGGGATTTCATCAAGCCTGTGACGGCATTGCGCAGGTGCATGGGGATGGGATGCTGGCGGTCTTCTTCAGCCATGCGCAGGACTTCACCCCACGCTTTGTAGACGCTGTTCGATTTGGGGGCCAGAGCCAGATAAACCACCACCTGTGCCAGAGCCAGTTCTCCCTCTGGGCTTCCCAGCAGGTGCATGGCTTGCTGGGCGCTCATGGCCAGTTTCAGGGCGTTGGGATCTGCAAGGCCGATGTCTTCTGCCGCCATCCGAACAATCCTGCGAGCAATGTAGATGGGGTCCGCCCCACCAGCCACCATCCGAGCCAACCAGTACAGGGCACCATCCACATGGGAAGCCCGGACGCTCTTGTGAAGCGCAGAAATCAGGTTGTAGAAATCCTCACCCTGTTTGTCCATGCTGGGAACATGGGTGCCAAACGCCTCTTTGACCGCCTCCGGAGTGATGGGATTGGAAATGGTGGAAGCCACTTCCAGAGCCCCCAGCGACCTTCTGGCGTCCCCATCGGCCAGTTGAATCAGCAGTTCTCTGGCTTCTGGCGAAAAGGTCACCCCCGGCAAACCTCTGGGGTCAGAGAGGGCACGGTCCAGCAGGCCCGAGATGTCCTCATCGGTCAGGGGTTTCAAAACCAGAGTGCGGGCTCTGGAACGCAACGCCGGGTTCACTTCAAAACTGGGGTTTTCGGTGGTGGCCCCAATCAGGGTGAGGAGACCGCTTTCCACATGGGGAAGCAGAGCGTCTTGCTGTGCCTTGTTGAAGCGGTGAATTTCATCCAGAAACAGCACGGTGCGCTCACCTTTTGTGCGGTTCCTCTGTGCCACCTCGACGGCCTCTCGCACATCTTTGATGCCTGCTGTCACCGCCGAAAGCTGAATGAAATGTGCTTTGGCAGTCCGGGAGATCAGACGGGCCAGCGTGGTCTTCCCGACCCCCGGAGGCCCCCAGAGGATCAAGGAACTCAGGAAACCACCTTCCAGCATGCGCCTGAGGGGTTTGCCGGGGGCAAGCAGATGCCTCTGGCCGTACACCTCATCCAGATTTGTGGGTCTCAGGCGTTCAGCAAGTGGAGGTGGGGGTTCAAAGAGGGTCACGGTTTCATTTTAAGTGTGAGGTTGGGGGAATAAAGCATTTTGCTTACAGAAGGCAGAAGGCAGAAGGCAGAAGGGTCTGCGACCCGCCGAGAGCCGAGAGCCGAGAGCCGAGAGCATCCTGCAATTCTTGGTAGAAATGCTCAAGCTGAACCGGAGGGGCGAGGCATGCCTCGCCCTGTGTTGCATCAGCCTTTTTTGCCTTCTGCCTTCTGCTTTCGTCCTTCTGCTTTTCAAACCCTCGGCAAAAGCAAAACCGCCCCAGACAAAATCCAGAGCGGCAACATTGTGAACCTTGGGTCAGGCGACAAGGGTACGGATCAGGTTCTCGGGGAGCTCGACGGTGATGGTGCCACGCAGGTACAGGTCGTGGGTGGCCTGGCGACCACACACCTCCACAAAGCGCTCCAGACTGACTTCGCTGCTGCCCTCGGGGGTTTCAACGAACAGTCGGTTGGAGGTTCCGGGAACCCAGCGGGCACTGCACTTCGAAGTACTGGTTCTTTTCATAAGATCCTCCTGATCAAAAAAAGGGCGATGCACCCTGCAAGGTGCTGTTTTGGGAATCGGGTTTTACAGGGAATGGGAAAGGGACAAGTCAGTTGTCTAACTTAATATTGATCATAAGTTGAACTTTGCACGCTGTCAAATCTGGAACCGATACCATTGTGAATGGGGCTCTAAAGGTTCATAAATTCTAAATTTCCTCTGATGTTTTGATGACAAATCCGCTGAAATTGCGCTGAATACGCCAAAAAACGCACAGACCCTTTTTGGAGGATCTGTGCAAAATTGAGAGAGGTGGATTCAGTTTGGCTTCAAGAGATCACCAGCAAGATGGTGAACTTTGCTCGATTCAGTTTTCCACTTTGAAGAGGGGCAAGTGTCCCAGAGCAATCACATCGTCGCGCTCATCGCCTTCGGTGAAGACCGTCAGCACAGCCACCACTTCTCCGCCCACCTCTGAGATGATTTTGGAAAGGCTTTTGAGGGTTCCACCGGTGGACACCACATCGTCGATGATGGCAATTTTTTTGCCTTTCAGGTTTTCGACATCCATGCCGTCCAGGACAAGGGTCTGGGGTTTGCCCGTGGTGATGGACAGCACTTCACGGACCACCGGATTGACCATGTAAGGTTTCTGGGTTTTGCGCACCACCACGTAAGGCTTGCCACTTTCACGGCTCACCACATGGGCAAGGGTCAGGGCTTTGACCTCGGGGGTGACCAGCACATCCACTTCAGAAGGCATCAGGTCTGCCAGGGCTTTGCCTGCTGATTCGGTCACTTCA from Deinococcus misasensis DSM 22328 harbors:
- a CDS encoding replication-associated recombination protein A translates to MTLFEPPPPLAERLRPTNLDEVYGQRHLLAPGKPLRRMLEGGFLSSLILWGPPGVGKTTLARLISRTAKAHFIQLSAVTAGIKDVREAVEVAQRNRTKGERTVLFLDEIHRFNKAQQDALLPHVESGLLTLIGATTENPSFEVNPALRSRARTLVLKPLTDEDISGLLDRALSDPRGLPGVTFSPEARELLIQLADGDARRSLGALEVASTISNPITPEAVKEAFGTHVPSMDKQGEDFYNLISALHKSVRASHVDGALYWLARMVAGGADPIYIARRIVRMAAEDIGLADPNALKLAMSAQQAMHLLGSPEGELALAQVVVYLALAPKSNSVYKAWGEVLRMAEEDRQHPIPMHLRNAVTGLMKSQGYGKSYAYYFDDPEGSFAQRYLPDELLDASFYAPTGEGWESRVRERWSALQQKHHKEKP
- a CDS encoding phosphoribosyltransferase family protein yields the protein MRTYSVNIGGVARELPIVELAPGLSVALFNMLGDTEVTESAGKALADLMPSEVDVLVTPEVKALTLAHVVSRESGKPYVVVRKTQKPYMVNPVVREVLSITTGKPQTLVLDGMDVENLKGKKIAIIDDVVSTGGTLKSLSKIISEVGGEVVAVLTVFTEGDERDDVIALGHLPLFKVEN